A section of the Zygosaccharomyces rouxii strain CBS732 chromosome B complete sequence genome encodes:
- a CDS encoding nucleotide diphosphatase (similar to uniprot|Q99210 Saccharomyces cerevisiae YOR111W Hypothetical ORF): MINRVIESIVSQFQIVLGSSSERRYEILQQVMGVPQITIMKPSFEEDLNKSEFSNPVNYVIETSRHKALGIVNDLKDNKTTSAVASPPKLIVCADTVVIDSQGNIHEKPQYKEIQLKNLKKFCYELNEPLKVVTAVTVVRWNHSGDYEIRDTFTEETKLYMDSQTPLDLLEDYVASGEGTQVAGGFKIQGASAVFIKKIDGDYYNVVGLPLNKTFQALYRELQNTGTSAI, from the coding sequence ATGATCAATCGAGTTATAGAGTCCATTGTATCTCAGTTTCAAATCGTGCTAGGTAGTTCATCTGAACGTAGatatgaaattttacaacaAGTTATGGGGGTCCCCCAAATTACCATTATGAAGCcaagttttgaagaagatttgaataaaagTGAATTCAGTAACCCTGTGAATTATGTAATTGAGACTTCACGTCACAAGGCATTGGGTATTGTTAacgatttgaaagataatAAAACCACTTCTGCTGTTGCTAGTCCCCCAAAACTAATCGTTTGTGCAGATACTGTGGTTATAGATTCACAAGGTAATATACATGAGAAACCCCAGTACAAGgagattcaattgaagaatctgaaaaaattctgttatgaattgaatgaacCACTGAAAGTCGTTACTGCTGTCACTGTTGTTAGGTGGAATCACAGTGGTGACTACGAGATTAGAGATACTTTTACCGAGGAGACTAAACTGTATATGGATTCTCAGACACCTCTAGATCTGTTAGAAGACTATGTAGCAAGTGGTGAAGGAACTCAAGTGGCAGGAGGGTTCAAGATCCAGGGCGCTAGTGCCgtttttatcaaaaagaTCGATGGTGACTATTATAATGTTGTGGGACTGCCATTGAACAAAACATTCCAAGCATTGTACAGAGAACTACAGAATACTGGAACATCAGCAATATAA
- the NOP15 gene encoding rRNA-binding ribosome biosynthesis protein NOP15 (similar to uniprot|P53927 Saccharomyces cerevisiae YNL110C NOP15 Constituent of 66S pre-ribosomal particles involved in 60S ribosomal subunit biogenesis localizes to both nucleolus and cytoplasm) yields MVKPSEKVVKSKEPVKEPVESSESDASSSDSELEGLPDAEDDRSHKVKKLSKKPAQKQQQNSSQDEYSGIVFVSRLPHGFQEKELSKYFSQFGDLKDARLARNKKTGNTRHYGFIEFVNKDDAKVAQETMNNYLLMGHLIQVRLLPKGSKIEKLYKYRHRSFQFASVKKSSEELKERARKKHDERVNKLKKAGIDFKW; encoded by the coding sequence ATGGTCAAGCCCAGTGAGAAAGTTGTTAAGTCTAAGGAACCTGTTAAGGAACCTGTCGaatcttcagaatctgaTGCAAGTTCGTCAGATTCCGAACTAGAAGGTTTGCCAGATGCTGAAGATGATCGTTCACATAAAGTCAAGAAGTTAAGCAAGAAGCCTGCCCAAAAGCAGCAGCAGAACAGTTCACAAGATGAGTACTCAGGTATCGTATTTGTGAGCAGGCTACCACACGGTTTCCAGGAGAAGGAGTTATCCAAGTATTTCTCACAATTtggtgatttgaaagatgcaCGTTTGGCTCGTAATAAGAAAACTGGTAATACAAGACATTATGGTTTTATTGAATTCGTTAATAAAGATGATGCTAAGGTAGCTCAAGAAACAATGAATAACTATCTGTTGATGGGACACTTGATACAAGTACGTCTGCTACCAAAAGGTTccaagattgaaaaattgtacaagTACAGACACAGATCATTCCAATTTGCATCAGTGAAGAAGAGCTCAGAGGAGTTGAAGGAAAGAGCTCGTAAGAAGCACGATGAACGTGTTAATAAACTGAAGAAAGCTGGGATCGATTTCAaatggtaa
- the CYB5 gene encoding Cyb5p (similar to uniprot|P40312 Saccharomyces cerevisiae YNL111C CYB5 Cytochrome b5 involved in the sterol and lipid biosynthesis pathways required for sterol C5-6 and fatty acid desaturation) has translation MRLMYILPIFSQYFPTFFEQHILPTANYWKYIRDIRVSPLYFSHSQSHIQSSFVVEMSKVYTFEQVAEHNTPEDAWLIVDGKVYDVTKFVEDHPGGDEIILDLAGQDGTEAFNDIGHSEDAVNMLKDFIVGSLDPASRPAKSEKVANVAQTSGVTTGGEGNGFLALACAVVFFAVAYYLANMS, from the coding sequence ATGCGTTTAATGTATATTTTACCGATATTTTctcaatattttccaacatTTTTCGAACAACACATCTTACCAACTGCAAACTACTGGAAATACATAAGAGACATACGTGTAAGTCCATTGTACTTCTCTCATTCTCAATCTCATATTCAGTCTTCGTTCGTCGTCGAAATGTCTAAAGTCTATACGTTTGAACAAGTTGCAGAGCACAATACTCCTGAAGACGCGTGGTTAATCGTTGACGGTAAAGTTTACGACGTTACCAAATTTGTAGAGGACCATCCaggtggtgatgaaattattTTGGATCTAGCTGGTCAAGATGGTACTGAAGCTTTTAACGACATTGGACATTCTGAAGATGCTGTCAATATGCTAAAGGATTTTATAGTGGGTTCATTAGATCCTGCTAGCAGACCTGCCAAGAGTGAGAAGGTTGCAAATGTCGCTCAAACTAGTGGTGTTACTACTGGTGGTGAAGGTAATGGTTTCTTGGCATTAGCTTGCGCAGTTGTCTTCTTTGCTGTTGCCTATTACTTGGCAAATATGAGCTAA
- the CEX1 gene encoding COPI-interacting protein CEX1 (similar to uniprot|Q12453 Saccharomyces cerevisiae YOR112W Hypothetical ORF), giving the protein MFLLTLECKQLPNIKSLSISERRTPATMSFINLFRSISNFQFPYTIEEKPIQETLLWQVFYGSRKSDSLPVTIFKANRNEKTEPLIANAVHKSKILRIPGLCRVLETFESDPQSTFIVTERATPFPWDQLNNYSRNKEALEVGILEILNTLSHLSNFVLGTLSEQSIFIDSKGQWILFGFELCADRKQMDPGIFGSHMRLYNNLNEKPTLSDDPTRVDAMQLGKLITKLLGGTAGVPKDWSTALQSLSQGRTSIQHFNKKLQSTSTWINNPLISLHQQLEEIHIKDSQGKFIVMSNLQIAYFENRSLFHHLLPQFVRGMLIPELTKVINWLISTQSGNPSVLPKIIPLLAIFLDLTIEQEYFPEDSKQLLYSSFALQDRQVRFLLLIYLPKIITRLEKKEISDKIYPRFSMGLADTDSTLRLQTLKSIPVVVSYITERQLNNELLRYLAKTQVDVDVDIRAWTIIVITKISTMLSSSSGNRANILATAFTKSLKDPDVKARLASLYGLNKTIDLFDVKTIANKILTVIAPGLLDKEPLVRSKAKALFQKYLNKLEDEAKLLQDSDASAEPQTKDINFDSYCEMDSSNVDELAKQFLSSILITTGPGFSDTDTATSGVMDDDVWANFGEKNSSTVSDDFGSFPAKVSQAQDSFDDDDVEADFDESGWGDFSFDEPQEIKSPKPVSGKPVKVQRSWNSHLSDDEPTASRSLTQAPDKKTSILNRPKVSSSILTPRSSASHSRSSTPSSLSRTAKPAARASKLQNKPVKDEFDDDAWDTAW; this is encoded by the coding sequence ATGTTTTTATTGACATTAGAATGCAAACAACTGCCCAATATTAAATCCTTAAGTATAAGTGAAAGGCGGACACCAGCTACGATGAGTTTTATTAATTTGTTCAGGTCAATTTctaatttccaattcccCTATACCATTGAAGAGAAGCCAATTCAAGAGACTTTGCTATGGCAGGTGTTTTACGGTTCAAGAAAGTCTGATTCGCTACCGGTAACCATATTCAAAGCCAatagaaatgaaaagaCAGAGCCGTTAATTGCGAATGCCGTTCACAAATCTAAGATCTTGAGAATTCCTGGCCTTTGTAGAGTCTTGGAGACCTTTGAATCTGACCCACAATCAACGTTTATTGTTACTGAAAGAGCTACGCCGTTCCCATGGGATCAATTAAACAACTATTCAAGGAATAAAGAAGCACTTGAGGTGGgtatcttggaaattttaAACACATTGTCGCATTTAAGCAATTTTGTGTTGGGTACATTGAGTGAACAATCGATCTTCATCGATTCTAAAGGACAATGGATTctatttggatttgaactCTGTGCCGATAGGAAACAAATGGATCCAGGGATCTTTGGGTCTCATATGAGACTATACAACAATCTAAATGAAAAACCAACACTCTCTGATGACCCCACTAGGGTTGATGCTATGCAACTGGGTAAATTAATTACTAAACTATTGGGTGGTACTGCTGGAGTACCAAAGGATTGGTCCACGGCATTACAAAGTTTATCACAGGGCCGTACTAGTATTCAACATTTCaataaaaaattacaatCTACAAGTACGTGGATCAATAACCctttgatttctttacatcaacaattggaagaaattcaTATCAAAGATTCTCAAGGGAAATTTATTGTAATGTCCAATTTACAAATTgcatattttgaaaatagaTCTTTATTCCATCATTTGTTACCACAGTTCGTTAGAGGTATGTTAATTCCAGAGTTAACCAAGGTTATCAATTGGCTTATCTCCACTCAAAGTGGAAACCCATCTGTACTTCCAAAGATTATTCCACTTTTAGCAATTTTCCTAGATTTAAccattgaacaagaatatTTTCCTGAAGATTCTAAACAATTGCTTTACAGTAGTTTTGCATTACAAGATAGACAAGTTAGATTCTTACTTCTGATCTATCTGCCTAAGATTATCACCCGTTTGGAGAAAAAGGAAATCTCTGATAAAATATATCCAAGGTTCTCGATGGGATTAGCTGATACGGATTCTACTTTACGTTTACAGACTTTGAAAAGTATCCCAGTTGTCGTTTCTTACATTACCGAAAGACAGTTAAACAATGAATTGTTGCGTTATTTGGCCAAGACACAAGTGGACGTAGATGTGGATATCCGCGCATGGactattattgttataACTAAGATTTCTACAATGTTGTCAAGTTCTTCCGGTAATAGAGCTAATATCTTAGCAACTGCATTTACCAAGTCTTTAAAAGATCCTGATGTGAAGGCAAGACTGGCCTCCTTATATGGGCTAAATAAAACGATTGACCTCTTCGACGTTAAAACAATCGCCAATAAGATTTTGACAGTCATTGCTCCTGGTCTATTAGATAAGGAGCCATTGGTGAGATCTAAGGCAAAGGCTCTTTTCCAGAAATATTTAAATAAGCTGGAAGATGAGGCTAAATTATTACAGGATAGTGATGCTTCCGCAGAGCCTCAAACAAAGGATATCAATTTTGATTCATACTGTGAAAtggattcatcaaatgTCGATGAACTGGCTAAACAATTCTTATCCTCTATCCTTATTACCACCGGACCTGGGTTTTCAGATACTGATACAGCTACCTCTGGAGttatggatgatgatgtttGGGccaattttggtgaaaagaatTCTTCTACAGTCTCTGATGATTTTGGCAGTTTCCCGGCTAAAGTGAGTCAAGCTCAAGATTCCTTTGACGACGACGATGTGGAAGCCGATTTCGATGAGAGCGGTTGGGGGGATTTCTCATTCGATGAACCCCAAGAGATAAAATCACCTAAACCCGTTAGTGGTAAACCTGTTAAGGTGCAAAGATCGTGGAACTCTCATTtaagtgatgatgaacctaCCGCTAGTCGGTCATTGACACAAGCCCCAGATAAAAAAACAAGTATCTTGAACAGGCCCAAGGTAAGTAGTAGCATTTTAACCCCACGTTCTAGTGCTAGTCATTCGAGGTCAAGCACACCATCTTCGCTATCGAGGACTGCGAAACCAGCTGCTAGAGCGAGTAAGCTTCAGAACAAGCCAGTtaaggatgaatttgatgatgatgcttGGGATACAGCCTGGTAA
- the DBP2 gene encoding DEAD-box ATP-dependent RNA helicase DBP2 (similar to uniprot|P24783 Saccharomyces cerevisiae YNL112W DBP2 Essential ATP-dependent RNA helicase of the DEAD-box protein family involved in nonsense-mediated mRNA decay and rRNA processing) encodes MSRDGQYNKNNFGSRNGDFRGNRASDRNNYNRGGNFGGGGFSSYKGGGYTEPQELGKPNWDEELPHLPPFEKNFYVEHEGVRNRSDEDIAKFRKENEMTITGHDIPKPITSFDEAGFPDYVLKEVKAEGFAAPTGIQCQGWPMALSGRDMVGVAATGSGKTLSYCLPAIVHINAQPLLAPGDGPVVLVLAPTRELAVQIQKECSKFGRSSRIRNTCVYGGVPRGQQIRDLARGAEIVIATPGRLIDMLEINKTNLKRVTYLVLDEADRMLDMGFEPQIRKIVDQIRPDRQTLMWSATWPKEVKQLARDYLTDPIQVQIGSLELSASHTIKQVVEVISEFEKRDRLSKHLEIASEDQDSKVLVFASTKRTCDDITQYLRQDGWSALAIHGDKDQRERDWVLEEFKNGRSPIMVATDVAARGIDVKGINYVINYDMPGNIEDYVHRIGRTGRAGAKGTAISFFTEGNKGLGASLISIMREAKQEIPADLAQYDRKSYGGHPRYGRGGYGGRGRGGFGGRGRGGGGRGRGGYGGGRGGGYNRY; translated from the exons ATGTCTAGAGACGGTCAATATAATAAGAACAATTTTGGTTCCCGTAACGGGGATTTCAGAGGCAATAGAGCTTCTGATAGAAACAATTACAATAGAGGTGGCAACTTCGGTGGTGGTGGCTTCTCAAGTTACAAAGGCGGTGGTTACACTGAACCACAAGAACTAGGTAAGCCTAACTGGGATGAAGAGTTACCACACTTGCcaccttttgaaaagaacttCTACGTTGAACACGAAGGTGTTCGTAATAGATCCGACGAAGACATTGCCAAGTTCCGTAAGGAGAATGAAATGACCATTACTGGACACGATATTCCTAAACCAATCACTAGTTTTGATGAAGCAGGTTTCCCTGATTatgttttgaaagaagttAAAGCTGAAGGATTTGCTGCCCCAACAGGTATTCAATGTCAAGGTTGGCCAATGGCTCTTTCAGGTAGAGATATGGTTGGTGTTGCAGCTACTGGTTCTGGTAAAACTTTATCTTATTGTTTACCAGCCATTGTGCACATTAACGCACAACCTCTATTAGCACCTGGTGATGGTCCTGTTGTGCTTGTGTTAGCTCcaacaagagaattggccgttcaaattcaaaaggaaTGCTCTAAATTTGGTAGAAGTTCTAGAATCAGAAATACTTGCGTTTACGGTGGTGTTCCTCGTGGTCAACAAATCAGAGATTTGGCTAGAGGTGCTGAAATTGTCATCGCTACTCCAGGTAGATTGATCGATATGCTAGAGATTAATAAAactaatttgaaaagagttaCTTATTTGGTTTTGGATGAAGCTGATAGAATGTTGGATATGGGTTTTGAACCTCAGATTAGGAAAATTGTGGATCAAATCAGACCTGATAGACAAACTCTAATGTGGTCTGCAACCTGGCCTAAGGAAGTTAAACAATTGGCAAGAGACTATTTGACCGATCCAATTCAAGTTCAAATTGGTTCCCTTGAATTATCGGCATCTCATACCATTAAGCAAGTTGTTGAAGTCAtttcagaatttgaaaagaggGATCGTCTATCTAAACATTTGGAAATTGCATCCGAGGATCAGGATTCCAAGGTATTAGTTTTCGCATCTACGAAGAGAACTTGCGATGACATCACTCAATATTTGAGACAAGATGGCTGGTCTGCATTGGCCATCCATGGTGATAAGGATCAAAGAGAACGTGATTGGGTcttggaagaattcaagaacGGTAGATCACCTATTATGGTTGCCACGGACGTGGCAGCTAGAGGTATTG ATGTCAAGGGTATCAATTATGTGATTAACTATGACATGCCAGGTAACATTGAAGATTACGTTCACAGAATCGGTAGAACCGGTAGAGCTGGTGCTAAAGGTACGGCtatttctttcttcactGAGGGAAACAAGGGTTTAGGTGCTTCTTTAATTTCCATTATGAGAGAAGCtaaacaagaaattccaGCCGATTTAGCTCAGTACGATAGGAAATCTTACGGTGGCCATCCAAGATATGGTCGTGGCGGTTACGGTGGTCGTGGCCGTGGTGGTTTCGGCGGTCGTGGCCGTGGCGGTGGCGGTCGTGGCCGTGGTGGCTATGGTGGTGGCCGTGGTGGTGGCTACAATAGATATTAA
- the RPC19 gene encoding DNA-directed RNA polymerase core subunit RPC19 (highly similar to uniprot|Q755Q7 Ashbya gossypii AFL220C AFL220Cp and similar to YNL113W uniprot|P28000 Saccharomyces cerevisiae YNL113W RPC19 RNA polymerase subunit common to RNA polymerases I and III): MSESAKVDPVSQDVDMTKDEQPVEEFEDEPDREKIKILPQATSEDGTCASFQIAEEDHTLGNALRYMIMKNPDVEFCGYSIPHPSENLLNIRVQTYGNVTAVDVLHKGLQDLMDLCDAVEDKFTQKIREL, translated from the coding sequence ATGTCAGAATCAGCTAAAGTAGATCCTGTCAGCCAAGATGTGGATATGACTAAGGATGAACAACCTGTAGAAGAGTTCGAAGATGAGCCGGACagagaaaagatcaagattttACCACAAGCTACATCCGAAGATGGTACATGTGcatctttccaaattgcCGAAGAAGATCATACCCTGGGTAATGCCCTTCGTTAtatgataatgaagaacCCTGATGTAGAATTTTGTGGTTATTCGATCCCACATCCATCAGAAAACTTGCTAAATATCAGAGTTCAAACCTACGGAAACGTCACGGCGGTCGACGTACTACACAAGGGACTACAAGACCTGATGGATCTATGCGACGCTGTAGAGGATAAATTTACACAGAAAATCAGAGAACTATAG
- the ECM4 gene encoding S-glutathionyl-(chloro)hydroquinone reductase (similar to uniprot|P36156 Saccharomyces cerevisiae YKR076W ECM4 Non-essential protein of unknown function gnl|GLV|KLLA0F12056g Kluyveromyces lactis), translating into MSKQWASRDGSFKRQVSKFQEIISPDHPVFKPAKGRYWLYVSLACPWAHRTLLTRALKGLTSVIGVSVVHWHLDNKGWRFLPIDEATLEMANQKNLYKDKAGGIVGALSDKSSPVGKVPNDSARLFVDGTFDPNEHAQRLSDLYYKADPEYDARFTVPVLWDTKLKAIVSNESAQIIRVLNSGVLDEVAGDEATKLDLVPKELESQIDEFNSWVYDNINNGVYKAGFAESAEIYEKEVTNVFQHLDKVEGILKQKYETLKSKYKGLDEVLSRYFTVGEQLTEADVRLYTTIVRFDPVYVQHFKCNLNTIRDGYPFIHLWLRNLYWNYDAFRHTTDFDHIKLHYTRSHSRINPLGLTPLGPSPDIKPLRD; encoded by the coding sequence ATGTCAAAGCAGTGGGCTTCAAGAGACGGTTCTTTCAAGAGACAAGTGTCAAAATTTCAGGAAATAATTTCACCTGATCATCCAGTTTTCAAGCCAGCCAAGGGTCGTTACTGGTTGTACGTTTCTTTGGCATGTCCATGGGCACATAGAACTTTACTTACAAGAGCTTTGAAAGGTCTAACTTCCGTTATTGGTGTTAGTGTCGTCCACTGGCATTTAGATAATAAGGGATGGAGATTCCTGCCAATTGATGAAGCCACTCTAGAGATGGCAAATCAGAAAAACTTATACAAGGATAAAGCAGGCGGCATTGTCGGTGCCCTAAGTGATAAGTCCTCTCCTGTCGGTAAAGTTCCTAACGATAGCGCCAGATTGTTTGTCGACGGTACATTTGATCCAAACGAACATGCTCAAAGACTAAGTGACCTTTATTACAAGGCAGATCCGGAATACGATGCTAGATTTACTGTTCCAGTTCTTTGGGATACCAAGCTGAAAGCTATTGTTTCTAACGAATCTGCTCAAATCATTAGAGTTCTTAACAGTGGTGTTCTTGATGAAGTAGCTGGTGATGAAGCTACAAAATTGGATCTAGTCCCCAAGGAACTGGAGTcacaaattgatgaatttaataGTTGGGTTTATGATAACATTAATAATGGTGTCTATAAGGCGGGTTTTGCTGAAAGTGCTGAAATCTACGAGAAGGAAGTCACCAACGTTTTCCAACATTTAGACAAGGTTGAAGGTATTTTAAAGCAAAAATACGAAActttgaaatcaaaataCAAGGGTCTGGATGAAGTTTTATCTCGTTATTTTACCGTTGGTGAGCAATTGACTGAAGCTGATGTTCGTCTCTACACTACGATTGTAAGATTTGATCCAGTTTATGTGCAACATTTCAAATGTAACCTGAATACTATTAGAGATGGTTATCCGTTTATTCACTTGTGGTTACGTAACCTGTATTGGAATTACGATGCTTTCAGACATACCACTGATTTCGATCACATTAAGTTGCATTACACTAGATCTCACAGTAGAATTAACCCATTGGGTTTAACTCCATTGGGACCATCTCCTGACATTAAACCATTGAGAGACTAA
- the MRX12 gene encoding Mrx12p (weakly similar to uniprot|P47084 Saccharomyces cerevisiae YJR003C Hypothetical ORF), with the protein MLKRYFTSSVKCLNGKVHFEPVYANLLRQECFKPLAEELPKKYGQLDPYELSEFVNKALAKQSLNTEQVIPIHNKMIEELSRYEYGISTVHAKKLEQIGGQLSEKSLLEIIRNNPGRVHDSWELLKRFPKEFWVDDLLLAAVENTISRKTYEENGKQILPLKSLAQCMILLQNIDHKQNIKQDVLDVLVGHILEGKISNALQPLLQYGTTSLEPFLERIEELTPYQIYQIYKNFPLDSLKTEEGLFFKIVNTLGKFQKPVFSQEEVQTSDEFKKSLQEFGEFSVLNDLSHSEDLSQEYLQLRQYISENELDKKDLKLALNLLRIEGVYRNNLERALELYHSYLLSHGNKANKLMFEILLSFASQSFKKSNPAMLQYSQVFFPADNSESDTVNIIRTLMLANSKFDVEKSLELYNTNIEAFAKRNEESLESSLLTESLIMAYLANQDLNFARVIFEGAIREKILTSHAIIKNLKDLFKTYGEAVEKGNVKDVMQEKILQTFETI; encoded by the coding sequence ATGTTGAAAAGGTATTTCACCAGTTCTGTAAAATGCCTGAATGGCAAGGTACATTTCGAGCCGGTATATGCAAACTTATTAAGACAAGAATGTTTTAAACCTTTAGCCGAAGAATTACCAAAGAAATATGGCCAGTTGGATCCCTATGAACTTTCTGAGTTTGTCAACAAAGCTCTTGCTAAGCAATCATTAAACACTGAACAAGTAATACCTATCCATAACAAGATGATTGAGGAGCTCAGTAGGTATGAATACGGTATCAGTACTGTTCAtgctaaaaaattggaacaaaTTGGGGGACAGCTGAGCGAAAAATCTCTACTTGAAATAATTAGAAATAATCCTGGTAGAGTTCATGACTCTTGGGAGCTTTTGAAGAGGTTTCCTAAGGAATTTTGGGTAGATGATTTGCTTTTGGCGGCTGTGGAAAATACTATTTCAAGGAAGACTTATGAGGAAAATGGGAAACAAATTCTGCCATTAAAATCACTAGCTCAATGTATGATCCTGCTGCAAAATATTGACCATAAACAAAACATCAAGCAAGATGTCTTGGACGTTTTAGTTGGTCATATTTTAGAGGGGAAAATCAGTAATGCACTCCAACCTTTGCTGCAATATGGTACTACTTCGTTAGAACCCTTTCTAGAAcgaattgaagaattaacTCCGTACCAGATTTATCAAATCTATAAGAATTTTCCCTTGGATTCGTTAAAAACGGAAGAAGGActcttttttaaaattgtcAATACACtgggaaaatttcaaaaaccCGTTTTCTCTCAGGAAGAAGTCCAAACAAGTGatgaattcaaaaaatctcttcaagaatttggtgaattttctGTACTCAATGATTTATCTCATTCGGAAGATCTATCTCAGGAATATTTACAATTAAGACAGTACATTAGCGAAaacgaattggataaaaaagatttgaaactaGCACTTAACCTTTTGAGAATTGAAGGTGTTTACAGGAATAACTTGGAGCGAGCTCTAGAGCTTTACCATTCTTACCTTTTAAGCCATGGGAATAAAGCTAATAAATTGATGTTTGAGATTCTTTTAAGCTTTGCATCTCAAAGCTTCAAAAAGTCAAACCCAGCCATGCTTCAATATTCCCAAGTTTTCTTCCCTGCTGATAACTCTGAAAGTGATACTGTTAACATTATTCGCACCTTAATGTTAGctaattccaaatttgACGTTGAGAAATCATTAGAACTTTACAATACTAATATCGAAGCATTTGCTAAAAGGAACGAAGAGTCATTGGAAAGTAGTTTGTTAACCGAGTCACTTATTATGGCTTACTTGGCGAACCAGGATCTCAATTTCGCTCGTGTAATTTTTGAAGGAGCTATAAGAGAGAAGATACTTACTTCCCATGCCATCATCAAAAACTTAAAAGACCTGTTCAAAACTTATGGGGAGGCTGTAGAAAAGGGTAATGTGAAAGATGTGATGCAAGAGAAAATTTTACAAACATTTGAAACAATTTAA
- a CDS encoding uncharacterized protein (no similarity), which translates to MMRVVKYDPNCPGKGRSRSSLGMQNKCKMRKRSDNQLKSIENNKNISPIMFHHVRVDEMSNNARLDQISQDAEARGGDGRKNQQSPLVIKTDPRYNNSQLEISMSNKKLNDYAGNKSKKLTFLPSISNRSPTPTATPTSQRHMESDKFSNLGVMNFKEPQGFNNYRNGLFELPSSLDKEFADERSHSGSEMGTSNKFANNDCLTGLPVFGRKFSSDVRLKLNKNNAQLQTIQGYSTCTFRVKMNGKNRTEHKDYE; encoded by the coding sequence ATGATGAGAGTGGTTAAATACGATCCCAATTGCCCCGGCAAAGGCAGGTCGAGATCTTCCCTAGGAATGCAGAATAAATGCAAGATGCGTAAGAGATCTGATAATCAGTTGAAGTCCATTgaaaacaacaagaacatATCCCCAATAATGTTCCACCACGTTAGAGTCGATGAAATGAGTAATAATGCGAGACTAGATCAAATTTCACAGGATGCGGAAGCTcgtggtggtgatggtagGAAAAATCAACAGAGTCCTTTAGTTATCAAGACTGATCCTAGATACAATAATTCACAGTTGGAGATCTCTATGAGTAATAAGAAACTGAATGATTATGCTGGGAACAAAAGTAAGAAATTGACATTTTTACCCTCGATATCTAATCGATCACCAACACCAACTGCAACACCAACAAGTCAGAGGCATATGGAATCGGAtaagttttcaaatttgggCGTAATGAATTTTAAAGAACCTCAAGGGTTCAATAATTATCGGAATGGGCTATTTGAGCTACCAAGTTCTTTAGACAAAGAATTTGCAGATGAGCGTTCTCACAGCGGGTCTGAAATGGGAACCTCTAATAAATTTGCAAATAATGATTGCCTTACCGGACTGCCTGTATTCGGCAGAAAATTCAGCTCCGATGTAAGGTTAAAACTTAACAAGAATAATGCGCAATTACAAACTATACAGGGTTATTCAACGTGCACTTTTAGGGTCAAAATGAATGGTAAGAATAGGACCGAACACAAGGATTACGAATAA